From one Gracilibacillus salinarum genomic stretch:
- a CDS encoding MFS transporter: MKRVHYSWVILFIAFFSIVTAGIIRSSSGVFIVPFEDEFGWDRSTISFAFAISLLLYGISGPFMAALIEVVGLKKMMIIAMLTLLMGILLTFFMVKPWQLVLIWGIIIGLGSGLFLTVLSPYIANQWFVKRRGLALGILTASTATGQLILLPLLAVIVETHSWKWAMGLILCLSFIMLVFILLFIKNSPLEVGLLPYGQEMPSTVYQVEQKKNPIMIAFQTFIEAVKVKEFWLLAGSFFICGLSTSGLIGTHFISYCIGFGFTAVTAASMLSLMGVFDLVGTTLSGWLSDRFDNRWLLFWYYSLRGASLMFLPFALSDGSYIFLIIFSVFYGLDWIATVPPTINISRQIFGMEKSVIVYGWLFASHQLGSAVAAGGAGLIYKIFNSYSWAFALAGMFCVLASLFVIVIKKQRVKVEIQSHVAN; encoded by the coding sequence TTGAAACGTGTTCATTATAGCTGGGTTATTTTATTTATTGCATTTTTTTCTATTGTAACTGCAGGTATTATACGTTCCTCATCTGGAGTCTTCATCGTTCCTTTTGAAGATGAATTTGGATGGGATCGGTCAACGATTTCATTTGCTTTTGCAATTAGTCTTCTTCTATACGGTATATCAGGTCCATTTATGGCTGCTTTAATAGAGGTAGTTGGTCTAAAGAAAATGATGATAATAGCAATGTTAACATTATTGATGGGTATCCTGCTTACCTTTTTTATGGTGAAGCCCTGGCAGTTAGTTTTGATTTGGGGAATCATTATCGGCTTGGGTTCTGGTTTGTTCTTAACTGTGCTAAGCCCTTATATTGCAAATCAATGGTTTGTAAAAAGAAGGGGACTTGCGCTAGGTATATTAACAGCGAGTACAGCTACAGGTCAATTAATTCTCTTACCATTGTTAGCGGTGATTGTAGAAACCCATTCCTGGAAATGGGCGATGGGCCTCATTCTTTGTCTTAGTTTCATTATGCTAGTTTTTATCTTATTATTTATAAAAAATTCACCTCTGGAAGTGGGACTTCTTCCATATGGACAAGAAATGCCTTCAACTGTATATCAGGTAGAACAAAAGAAAAACCCTATAATGATTGCCTTTCAAACTTTTATCGAAGCTGTAAAAGTAAAGGAATTTTGGTTACTAGCAGGAAGCTTCTTTATCTGTGGTCTTTCCACTAGTGGACTGATTGGTACACATTTTATTTCTTACTGTATTGGCTTTGGTTTTACTGCTGTAACGGCAGCTTCCATGCTCTCATTAATGGGTGTGTTTGATTTAGTTGGAACAACTCTTTCTGGTTGGTTGTCTGATCGGTTCGATAATCGTTGGCTGTTGTTTTGGTATTACAGTTTAAGAGGGGCTTCACTTATGTTTCTCCCATTTGCGCTTTCTGATGGGTCCTATATTTTTCTAATAATATTCTCTGTGTTTTATGGGTTAGATTGGATTGCTACTGTACCACCAACTATTAACATTTCAAGACAGATCTTTGGAATGGAGAAAAGTGTTATCGTGTACGGTTGGCTCTTTGCATCCCATCAATTAGGTTCAGCTGTAGCAGCAGGTGGCGCAGGGCTCATATATAAGATATTCAATTCATATTCATGGGCATTTGCTTTAGCAGGAATGTTTTGTGTACTAGCAAGTCTATTTGTGATAGTAATAAAAAAACAACGCGTTAAAGTTGAGATTCAATCCCATGTAGCTAATTAA
- a CDS encoding PhzF family phenazine biosynthesis protein: protein MKYFVVDAFAEKVFEGNPAGVCIMNDWISDELMQKIAIENNLSETAFAVKESSHYGLRWFTPGGEINLCGHATLATAFIILNYYEMQLDSVKFSTISGELTINKQDDLYELDFPSVPSEQISVTGQMISALGIIPKETFLNRDLVFVLESEEEVRNVSPDFAKLETLPEGLGVCVTAQGSEFDFVSRAFFPKLKVNEDPVTGSLHCSLIPFWANILEKKEMVARQLSSRGGTLYCKHEDTRVKMAGRAVLYSVAELNIET from the coding sequence CTTTGCAGAAAAAGTTTTTGAAGGGAACCCTGCGGGTGTATGTATCATGAATGATTGGATTTCAGATGAACTCATGCAGAAAATAGCCATTGAAAATAACCTGTCGGAAACAGCATTTGCAGTAAAAGAGAGCTCACATTATGGACTGAGATGGTTTACACCTGGAGGAGAAATTAACCTTTGTGGGCACGCGACGTTAGCAACAGCATTTATCATTCTTAATTATTATGAGATGCAATTAGATAGCGTTAAGTTCAGCACAATTAGTGGAGAGTTGACCATAAACAAGCAAGATGATTTATATGAACTGGATTTCCCTTCTGTTCCTTCAGAACAGATTTCTGTTACTGGGCAAATGATCAGCGCTTTGGGAATCATACCAAAGGAAACATTTTTGAATAGAGATCTAGTTTTCGTATTAGAGTCCGAAGAAGAAGTCAGAAACGTAAGCCCTGACTTTGCAAAATTAGAAACATTGCCAGAAGGCTTGGGTGTTTGCGTTACGGCGCAAGGAAGCGAATTCGATTTTGTTTCCAGAGCGTTTTTTCCTAAGTTAAAAGTAAACGAAGACCCCGTAACAGGTTCCTTACATTGTAGCTTAATTCCGTTTTGGGCAAATATACTAGAAAAAAAAGAAATGGTGGCTAGACAATTATCAAGTAGAGGAGGAACGCTTTACTGTAAACATGAGGATACTCGAGTAAAGATGGCTGGAAGAGCAGTTCTATATTCAGTAGCCGAATTAAATATTGAGACTTAA